The Halarchaeum grantii genome includes a window with the following:
- the sucD gene encoding succinate--CoA ligase subunit alpha, which translates to MSILVDEDTRVVVQGITGGEGKFHTEQMIEYGTNIVAGTSPGKGGQEVAGVPVYDTVEEAVDEEDADASVVFVPPAFAADAIFEALDTDLDLVVAITEGIPTQDMAKVNKRLKEVDTRLQGPNCPGIITPGEAKLGILPGNIFSEGNVGLVSRSGTLTYQVVDSLTERGIGQTTAIGIGGDPIIGTSFIDALEEFEQDEETDVIAMCGEIGGEDEEEAAAYIAENMDTPVVGFIAGRTAPPGKRMGHAGAIVSGSGTGTAESKIDALNDAGVPVGDTPEEVADHVEDLL; encoded by the coding sequence ATGAGCATTCTAGTCGACGAAGACACCCGCGTCGTCGTGCAGGGCATCACCGGCGGCGAGGGCAAGTTCCACACCGAGCAGATGATCGAGTACGGCACGAACATCGTCGCCGGTACCTCGCCCGGGAAGGGCGGGCAGGAAGTCGCCGGCGTCCCCGTCTACGACACGGTCGAGGAGGCCGTCGACGAGGAGGACGCCGACGCGTCCGTCGTGTTCGTCCCGCCGGCGTTCGCCGCCGACGCCATCTTCGAGGCCCTCGACACGGACCTCGACCTCGTCGTCGCCATCACCGAAGGCATCCCGACGCAGGACATGGCGAAGGTCAACAAGCGCCTGAAGGAGGTCGACACGCGCCTGCAGGGCCCGAACTGCCCGGGCATCATCACGCCCGGCGAGGCGAAGCTCGGCATCCTCCCGGGGAACATCTTCTCCGAGGGGAACGTCGGCCTCGTCTCCCGCTCCGGGACTCTCACCTACCAGGTCGTCGACTCGCTCACCGAGCGCGGCATCGGCCAGACCACCGCCATCGGCATCGGCGGCGACCCCATCATCGGGACCTCGTTCATCGACGCCCTCGAGGAGTTCGAGCAGGACGAGGAGACCGACGTCATCGCCATGTGCGGTGAGATCGGCGGCGAGGACGAGGAGGAGGCCGCTGCGTACATCGCCGAGAACATGGACACGCCCGTCGTCGGCTTCATCGCCGGCCGCACCGCGCCCCCGGGCAAGCGCATGGGCCACGCCGGCGCCATCGTCTCCGGCTCCGGAACGGGCACCGCCGAGTCCAAGATCGACGCCCTCAACGACGCCGGCGTCCCCGTCGGGGACACCCCCGAAGAGGTCGCCGACCACGTCGAAGACCTCCTGTAA
- a CDS encoding DNA-methyltransferase codes for METTHRVVTGDARDLAALDDDSVELVVTSPPYPMVEMWDDLFADAAPAVRNALDDGDGERAYEAMHGVLDAVWDEVARVLVPGGIACVDVGDATRTLDDAFRVYRNHARVADALCERGLDPLPEVLWRKPTNSAAKFMGSGTLPPNAYVTLEHEHVLVFRNGAERRSFPPNDPDRYASAYFWEERNRWFSDVWTDVRGERQGLPAARGARERSAAYPFEIPHRLVNMFSVRGDTVLDPFWGTGTTTLAALAGGRSSVGYELDAGLVEAFADRVTDVEAFTDRVARERLARHREFVAESDGEFGYDATHYDVPVKTKRERDIRLYRVSDVEREDWGYRARHAPVDAER; via the coding sequence ATGGAGACAACCCACCGCGTCGTCACCGGCGACGCGCGGGACCTCGCCGCCCTCGACGACGACAGCGTCGAACTCGTCGTCACCTCACCCCCCTATCCGATGGTGGAGATGTGGGACGACCTCTTCGCCGACGCCGCCCCCGCCGTCCGCAACGCCCTCGACGACGGCGACGGCGAGCGAGCCTACGAGGCCATGCACGGCGTCCTCGACGCGGTCTGGGACGAAGTCGCGCGCGTGCTCGTCCCCGGCGGCATCGCCTGCGTCGACGTCGGCGACGCCACCCGCACGCTCGACGACGCCTTCCGCGTCTATCGCAACCACGCGCGCGTCGCGGACGCCCTCTGCGAGCGCGGCCTCGACCCGCTCCCCGAGGTGCTCTGGCGCAAACCCACGAACAGCGCGGCGAAGTTCATGGGCTCCGGGACGCTCCCGCCGAACGCCTACGTCACGCTCGAACACGAGCACGTTCTCGTCTTCCGCAACGGCGCCGAGCGCCGCTCGTTCCCGCCGAACGACCCCGACCGCTACGCCTCGGCCTACTTCTGGGAGGAGCGCAATCGCTGGTTCAGCGACGTCTGGACGGATGTCCGAGGCGAGCGGCAGGGCCTCCCGGCCGCTCGCGGCGCGCGCGAGCGCTCCGCCGCCTATCCCTTCGAGATACCGCATCGACTCGTCAACATGTTCAGCGTGCGCGGCGACACCGTCCTCGACCCCTTTTGGGGGACGGGGACGACGACGCTCGCCGCGCTCGCCGGCGGGCGCTCCTCCGTCGGCTACGAACTCGATGCGGGCCTCGTCGAGGCGTTCGCCGACCGCGTCACGGACGTCGAGGCGTTCACCGACCGCGTCGCCCGCGAGCGCCTCGCGCGCCACCGCGAGTTCGTCGCGGAGAGCGACGGCGAGTTCGGCTACGACGCCACGCACTACGACGTCCCCGTGAAGACGAAGCGCGAACGCGACATCCGCCTCTACCGCGTCAGCGATGTCGAACGCGAGGACTGGGGCTACCGCGCCCGCCACGCGCCCGTCGACGCCGAGCGGTAG
- a CDS encoding SLC13 family permease, whose protein sequence is MVLESVSVGMLVVFALIVAALVLFVTEAIPSDFTAIGVLVALAVLEPYTGVSSSEAISGFASSATVTILAMYILSAGVQETGVVERLGVHLARVTGGDERRLLAATVGTTGLSAGVVNNTPVVAVFVPMVTGLAERAGVSPSKLLLPLSYAAMLGGTLTLIGTSTNLLVSDFARELPGRGAIGMFEFTPLGIVVFLVGAAYLLTVGRRLTPARVPVEAALTAAFDVERHLVRVDVPAESWVVGRRIEEVREEFAARDALDVDVLLVERDGEAFHAPASDQTLAAGDVVTVRANEATTERLLDRYGLRRRRDEDVSTADLTTESSTLAEVVVLAGSRLAGETAASARLDEQYDSTVLAVQRGDTLLDDVDGVEFRAGDSLLLYTTLADVEQLEDREGVALAHLPEGMLDVIEPEADEAAVAPLSPKTLLALGIMGGVVALAALGLVPIVIAALGGVVAMVATDCLSPSDAYDAVSWNVVFLLAGVLPLGVAMERTGGAAFLSSLLVGSADVLPVLGVLALFFLLTGAFASVVTPVASAVLMSPIAVDTATRIDAAPFSFLLAVLFAASAAFATPIGYQTNLMVYGPGGYTFTDYVRVGAPLQLLLCVVVTLGIGALFGV, encoded by the coding sequence ATGGTTCTCGAGTCGGTCTCCGTGGGGATGCTCGTCGTCTTCGCGCTGATCGTGGCCGCGCTGGTGTTGTTCGTGACGGAGGCGATTCCCTCCGACTTCACGGCCATCGGCGTGTTGGTGGCGCTGGCGGTGCTGGAGCCCTACACGGGGGTGTCGTCGTCGGAGGCGATTTCGGGGTTCGCGAGTTCGGCGACGGTGACGATTCTGGCGATGTACATTCTGAGCGCGGGCGTCCAGGAGACCGGTGTCGTGGAGCGGCTCGGCGTCCATCTGGCGCGCGTGACGGGCGGCGACGAGCGCCGGCTGCTGGCGGCGACGGTGGGGACGACGGGGCTCTCCGCGGGGGTCGTGAACAACACGCCGGTGGTGGCGGTGTTCGTGCCGATGGTGACGGGGCTCGCCGAGCGGGCGGGCGTCTCGCCGTCGAAGCTCCTCCTTCCGCTCTCCTATGCGGCGATGCTCGGCGGGACGCTGACGCTCATCGGGACGTCGACGAACCTCCTCGTGAGCGATTTCGCGCGCGAACTCCCGGGTCGGGGCGCGATCGGGATGTTCGAGTTCACACCGCTCGGAATCGTGGTCTTCCTCGTCGGCGCGGCCTACCTCCTGACGGTGGGGCGTCGGCTGACGCCGGCGCGCGTGCCGGTTGAGGCGGCGCTGACGGCGGCCTTCGACGTGGAGCGCCATCTCGTCCGGGTGGACGTCCCGGCGGAGTCGTGGGTGGTGGGGCGGCGTATCGAGGAGGTGCGCGAGGAGTTCGCGGCGCGCGACGCGCTCGACGTGGACGTCCTCCTCGTGGAGCGCGACGGCGAGGCGTTTCACGCGCCGGCGTCGGATCAGACGCTCGCGGCGGGCGACGTGGTGACGGTGCGCGCGAACGAGGCGACGACGGAGCGCCTGCTGGACCGCTACGGGTTGCGGCGGCGGCGCGACGAGGACGTCTCGACGGCGGACTTGACGACGGAATCGAGCACGCTCGCGGAGGTGGTGGTGCTCGCGGGGTCGCGACTCGCGGGTGAGACGGCGGCGAGCGCCCGCCTCGACGAGCAGTACGACTCGACGGTGTTGGCGGTCCAGCGCGGTGACACCCTCCTCGACGACGTCGACGGCGTCGAGTTCCGCGCCGGCGACTCGCTCCTCCTCTACACGACGCTCGCGGACGTCGAGCAGCTGGAGGACCGAGAGGGCGTCGCGCTCGCACACCTCCCGGAGGGGATGCTGGACGTCATCGAGCCGGAGGCGGACGAGGCGGCGGTGGCGCCGCTCAGCCCGAAGACGCTGCTCGCGCTCGGCATCATGGGCGGCGTGGTCGCGCTCGCGGCGCTCGGTCTCGTCCCCATCGTCATCGCGGCGCTCGGCGGCGTCGTCGCGATGGTCGCCACGGACTGTCTCTCCCCGTCCGACGCCTACGACGCGGTGAGCTGGAACGTCGTCTTCCTGCTCGCGGGCGTCCTGCCGCTCGGTGTGGCGATGGAGCGCACGGGCGGGGCGGCGTTCCTCTCGAGCCTGCTCGTCGGGTCGGCGGACGTCCTCCCGGTGCTCGGCGTGCTCGCGCTCTTCTTCCTCCTCACGGGCGCGTTCGCGAGCGTCGTCACGCCGGTCGCGAGCGCCGTCCTGATGAGCCCGATCGCGGTCGACACCGCGACGCGGATCGACGCCGCGCCGTTCTCCTTCCTGCTCGCGGTGCTGTTCGCGGCGTCGGCGGCGTTCGCGACCCCCATCGGCTACCAGACGAACCTGATGGTGTACGGGCCGGGCGGCTACACGTTCACGGACTACGTCCGCGTGGGCGCGCCCCTCCAGCTCCTCCTCTGCGTCGTCGTCACGCTCGGTATCGGCGCGCTCTTCGGGGTCTGA
- a CDS encoding DUF7553 family protein: protein MNRHLDDARYHLGRTAYHVVAGVRTEATPYETRVRHLLGRDHEREPTPSERVQHYAERARGDVESYVTDARSVLVRRAE from the coding sequence ATGAACCGACACCTCGACGACGCCCGCTATCACCTCGGCCGCACCGCCTACCACGTCGTCGCCGGCGTCCGCACCGAAGCGACGCCCTACGAGACGCGCGTTCGCCACCTCCTCGGCCGCGACCACGAGCGCGAGCCCACCCCGAGCGAACGCGTCCAGCACTACGCCGAGCGCGCCCGGGGCGACGTCGAGAGCTACGTCACCGACGCCCGCAGCGTCCTCGTCCGCCGCGCCGAATAA
- a CDS encoding adenine deaminase C-terminal domain-containing protein codes for MALSPPRVSRKRFVGVGCGLDYDDGDANGGGSAVNRREAVALGEAPADLVVRGGRVFRPETRTFDDVAVAVVDGTVAALPEDAASVTGPETTVVEATDRVVVPGFVDAHTHLDLHQSFDTAYHYALRGGTTSFVTEASGIGTAFGAAGVEALLDALADLPVTVRATVPPQALFDTFGPAEEARGDAFEALLDDPRVVGVGESAWVHVVGREPPAERLYEHARDCGKTVTGHGAGCSGATLQAFAGTVTDDHEAITSEGVEARVEHGVHAIGRCGSIRDDLDAFAEAYETLGASELSLCTDGVWPRDLLDGCMDAVVERAIDAGIAPVDALRMATLNPARHFGLGGKGTLAPGSDADVVILEDLETVDVASVVADGDVVVHNHDLRVGPRAHDYPDEFYDAVRTPSADAWRVPVDATDGSSVEAIAYDEGLFSAPTTVEPTRENGELRADPANDIAKIGLFDRRDGESGFVGFCTGFGIEGGALATTGTWETPGVLGLGVNDADLRQAVAHVGELGGGWAVVRDGEVLVDLPYSIGGVASARDVEETAQLLSAVEEATRRLGIDAARPLLGVQTLTFTGVPARKLTFGGYAEIRERAVVGLAPQ; via the coding sequence ATGGCTCTGTCGCCGCCACGCGTCTCCCGCAAGCGGTTTGTCGGTGTCGGCTGTGGCCTCGACTATGACGACGGAGACGCGAACGGCGGTGGGTCGGCCGTGAATCGGCGCGAGGCGGTGGCGCTCGGTGAGGCGCCGGCGGACCTCGTGGTGCGCGGCGGGCGGGTGTTCCGCCCGGAGACGCGAACGTTCGACGACGTGGCCGTCGCGGTCGTCGACGGGACGGTGGCGGCGCTCCCCGAGGACGCCGCGTCGGTGACCGGCCCGGAGACGACGGTGGTGGAGGCGACGGACCGCGTCGTCGTCCCGGGGTTCGTGGACGCGCACACCCACCTCGACCTCCACCAGTCCTTCGACACCGCCTACCACTACGCCCTGCGCGGCGGGACGACGTCGTTCGTCACCGAGGCGTCGGGGATCGGCACGGCGTTCGGCGCGGCCGGCGTCGAGGCGCTCCTCGACGCGCTCGCCGACCTCCCGGTGACGGTTCGGGCCACCGTCCCGCCGCAGGCGCTCTTCGACACGTTCGGGCCCGCCGAGGAGGCGCGCGGTGACGCGTTCGAAGCCCTCCTCGACGACCCGCGCGTGGTCGGCGTCGGGGAGAGCGCGTGGGTCCACGTCGTCGGCCGGGAGCCACCCGCCGAGCGGCTCTACGAGCACGCACGCGATTGCGGGAAGACCGTCACCGGGCACGGCGCGGGCTGTTCGGGCGCGACGCTGCAGGCGTTCGCCGGCACCGTGACCGACGACCACGAAGCCATCACGTCCGAGGGTGTCGAAGCGCGCGTCGAGCACGGCGTGCACGCTATCGGGCGCTGTGGCTCGATTCGCGACGACCTCGACGCGTTCGCCGAGGCCTACGAGACGCTCGGCGCGAGCGAGCTCTCGCTCTGCACGGACGGGGTGTGGCCGCGCGACCTCCTCGACGGCTGCATGGACGCCGTCGTCGAACGCGCCATCGACGCCGGAATCGCGCCGGTGGACGCCCTCCGGATGGCGACGCTGAACCCCGCGCGCCACTTCGGTCTCGGCGGGAAGGGGACGCTCGCGCCCGGGAGCGACGCGGACGTCGTGATCCTCGAGGACCTCGAAACGGTGGACGTCGCGTCCGTCGTCGCCGACGGCGACGTCGTCGTCCACAACCACGACCTGCGCGTCGGGCCGCGCGCGCACGACTACCCCGACGAGTTCTACGACGCGGTGCGGACGCCGAGCGCGGACGCGTGGCGCGTGCCGGTCGACGCGACCGACGGGAGCAGCGTCGAAGCCATCGCGTACGACGAGGGGCTCTTCTCCGCGCCGACGACGGTCGAACCGACGCGGGAGAACGGCGAGTTGCGCGCCGACCCCGCGAACGATATCGCGAAAATCGGTTTATTCGACCGGCGCGACGGCGAATCGGGGTTCGTCGGTTTCTGCACCGGGTTCGGGATCGAGGGCGGCGCGCTCGCGACGACGGGGACGTGGGAGACGCCGGGCGTGCTCGGCCTCGGCGTCAACGACGCGGACCTCCGGCAGGCCGTCGCACACGTCGGTGAACTCGGTGGCGGGTGGGCGGTCGTCCGCGACGGCGAGGTGCTCGTCGATCTCCCATACTCGATCGGCGGCGTCGCGAGCGCGCGCGACGTCGAGGAGACGGCGCAGTTGCTGTCCGCCGTCGAGGAGGCGACGCGGCGACTCGGTATCGACGCGGCGCGCCCGCTCCTCGGCGTGCAGACGCTCACCTTCACCGGCGTCCCGGCGCGCAAGCTCACGTTCGGGGGGTACGCCGAGATCCGCGAGCGAGCGGTCGTCGGGCTCGCGCCTCAGTAG
- a CDS encoding cob(I)yrinic acid a,c-diamide adenosyltransferase: MTIYTGRGDEGRTDLRGADRVSKTNARIEAYGTVDEVNSLLGVVAPTGYDDVDSALASAQNHLHVVQADLANPEPDADDPRVRESHVEAVEGWIDDADDELDPLTNFVLPGGSEAGARLHHARSVARRAERRAVELAESEAINETVVVYLNRLSDALFTLARLVNAREGVTEDAPSY, encoded by the coding sequence GTGACGATCTACACCGGTCGCGGCGACGAGGGCCGCACCGACCTCCGGGGCGCGGACCGCGTCTCGAAGACGAACGCCCGCATCGAGGCGTACGGCACCGTCGACGAGGTGAACTCGCTACTCGGCGTCGTCGCGCCGACGGGCTACGACGACGTCGATTCGGCGCTCGCGAGCGCGCAGAACCACCTGCACGTCGTGCAGGCCGACCTCGCGAACCCGGAGCCGGACGCGGACGACCCGCGCGTGCGCGAGTCGCACGTCGAGGCGGTCGAGGGCTGGATCGACGACGCCGACGACGAACTCGACCCGCTCACGAACTTCGTCCTCCCCGGGGGGAGCGAGGCCGGCGCGCGCCTCCATCACGCCCGCTCCGTCGCGCGTCGCGCGGAGCGTCGCGCCGTCGAACTCGCCGAGTCGGAAGCGATCAACGAGACGGTCGTCGTCTACCTGAACCGCCTCTCGGACGCGCTGTTCACGCTCGCGCGCCTCGTGAACGCCCGCGAGGGCGTCACCGAGGACGCTCCCTCCTACTGA
- a CDS encoding glutaredoxin family protein has protein sequence MGITLYALEGCPYCEKVHDALQEHGIDYETEWTAALHSERNEVKRVSGSRTVPVIVDEERGVTMSESANILDYVEKTLAAES, from the coding sequence ATGGGTATCACGCTCTACGCGCTCGAGGGCTGTCCGTACTGCGAGAAGGTCCACGACGCCCTGCAGGAGCACGGCATCGACTACGAGACGGAGTGGACGGCGGCGCTCCACTCCGAGCGCAACGAGGTGAAGCGCGTCAGCGGCTCGCGGACCGTGCCCGTCATCGTCGACGAGGAGCGCGGCGTCACCATGTCGGAGTCCGCGAACATCCTCGACTACGTGGAGAAGACGCTCGCGGCCGAGTCGTGA
- a CDS encoding DoxX family protein, with protein MADTDATGAPSRLGRLLFAGGLTVLAALNLKNLDGRIAYADAKGVPAATKLVPAASALLLGGSLGIASWTRPKLSAGSIATFFVGVTPLMHDFWNVEDGVEDELMSFLQNIAVLGAAVSFFRRASRD; from the coding sequence ATGGCAGACACAGACGCGACCGGTGCGCCGTCCCGACTCGGGCGGCTGCTTTTCGCGGGCGGACTCACCGTCCTCGCCGCACTGAACCTCAAGAACCTCGATGGGCGAATCGCCTACGCGGACGCGAAGGGCGTCCCCGCCGCGACGAAACTCGTCCCGGCCGCGAGCGCTCTCCTGCTCGGCGGGAGCCTCGGCATCGCCTCCTGGACGCGCCCGAAGCTCTCCGCGGGAAGTATCGCCACGTTCTTCGTCGGCGTCACGCCGCTGATGCACGACTTCTGGAACGTCGAGGACGGCGTCGAAGACGAACTCATGTCTTTCCTCCAGAATATCGCGGTGCTCGGTGCCGCCGTCTCCTTCTTCCGCCGCGCGAGCCGGGACTAA
- the gcvPB gene encoding aminomethyl-transferring glycine dehydrogenase subunit GcvPB produces the protein MDEYDQARYAGEDAHEPLLSEKGETTVAVEDTPLPEELTRDSVTLPSPSEPEIAEHYVRLSQMNYGVDTGPYPLGSCTMKYNPRFTEDVAAHPDAAVHPDRSDESVQGTLALLHALQDSLARIGGMDAVTLQPPAGAAGEFAGIAIAKAYHEANGEGQRHEVVVPDSAHGTNFATAAMAGYDVVSLPSGEDGRVDLDALEAAVGEETAALMLTNPNTLGLFERDIEAVADVVHDSGGLLYYDGANLNALLGRARPGDMGFDVMHFNVHKTFATPHGGGGPGAGPVGVTADLADFLPSPQVREGEDGDYERVTPANSIGKVHGQLGNWLVLVKAYAYLLRLGDAGLRDASGKAVLNANYLAEQVPYDVPYGPFHHEFVASAGEQDAADVAKRMLDYAVHPPTTKWPETVEEALMTEPTEAEGLRGLDQLAAAFERAAADDDAALANAPEKTAARRIDQTSAARDLRLSWHALDDDSDA, from the coding sequence ATGGACGAGTACGACCAGGCCCGCTACGCGGGCGAGGACGCCCACGAACCACTCCTCTCCGAGAAAGGTGAGACGACCGTCGCGGTCGAGGACACGCCTCTCCCGGAGGAGCTGACGCGCGACTCGGTGACGCTGCCGTCGCCCTCGGAGCCCGAGATCGCCGAGCACTACGTCCGGCTCTCGCAGATGAACTACGGCGTCGACACCGGCCCGTACCCGCTCGGCTCCTGCACGATGAAGTACAACCCGCGCTTCACCGAGGACGTCGCCGCACACCCGGACGCGGCCGTCCACCCGGACCGCTCGGACGAGAGCGTGCAGGGGACGCTCGCGCTTCTGCACGCCCTGCAGGACTCCCTCGCGCGGATCGGCGGGATGGACGCGGTGACGCTCCAGCCGCCGGCGGGCGCCGCCGGCGAGTTCGCCGGCATCGCGATCGCGAAGGCCTACCACGAGGCGAACGGCGAAGGCCAGCGCCACGAGGTCGTCGTCCCGGACAGCGCGCACGGCACGAACTTCGCGACGGCGGCGATGGCGGGCTACGACGTCGTCTCGCTCCCCTCGGGCGAGGACGGCCGCGTCGACCTCGACGCCCTCGAGGCGGCGGTCGGCGAGGAGACGGCGGCGCTGATGCTCACGAACCCGAACACGCTCGGGCTCTTCGAGCGCGACATCGAGGCGGTCGCGGACGTCGTCCACGATTCGGGGGGATTGCTCTACTACGACGGTGCGAACCTGAACGCGCTCCTCGGGCGCGCGCGACCGGGCGACATGGGCTTCGACGTGATGCACTTCAACGTCCACAAGACGTTCGCGACGCCGCACGGCGGCGGCGGCCCCGGCGCGGGCCCGGTCGGCGTCACCGCGGACCTCGCCGACTTCCTCCCGAGCCCGCAGGTCCGAGAGGGTGAGGACGGCGACTACGAGCGCGTCACGCCCGCGAACTCCATCGGGAAGGTCCACGGACAGTTGGGGAACTGGCTGGTGCTCGTGAAGGCCTACGCCTACCTCCTCCGCCTCGGCGACGCGGGGCTCCGCGACGCCTCCGGGAAGGCGGTGTTGAACGCGAACTACCTCGCCGAGCAGGTCCCCTACGACGTCCCCTACGGGCCGTTCCACCACGAATTCGTGGCGAGCGCGGGCGAGCAGGACGCCGCCGACGTCGCGAAGCGGATGCTCGACTACGCGGTGCATCCGCCCACCACCAAGTGGCCGGAGACGGTCGAGGAGGCGCTGATGACCGAACCCACCGAAGCCGAGGGCCTGCGCGGACTCGACCAGCTCGCGGCGGCGTTCGAGCGCGCCGCCGCCGACGACGACGCCGCGCTCGCGAACGCCCCCGAGAAGACGGCGGCGCGACGCATCGACCAGACGAGCGCCGCGCGCGACCTCCGACTCTCGTGGCACGCGCTCGACGACGACTCGGACGCGTAG
- the gcvPA gene encoding aminomethyl-transferring glycine dehydrogenase subunit GcvPA, whose protein sequence is MSGTPYAPHTDADVEAMLDVVGADSIDDLFDIPESVWFDGAFGIDEHTEREARREVEGTLARNADLTEFLGRGHYAHYVPSVVDDLSGRSEFLTSYTQYQPEVTQGFLQALFEYQSLLVELTGLGVANCSMYDAATALGEAALLAARVRETTGDTVVVPDGLRAERESVLRNYVAGADLDVESVPMADGTLDVPALRELVDDDTVLVYAESPTTRGAIEASLAEIADVAHEHDALFCLGSDPVALSLLQRPADVGADVVVGDASVLGLGTAYGMGLGLFACREAYVRQVPGRLVGASTDAAGKRAYTLTLQTREQHIRRERATSNICTNQAWLALRAAIHAAWLGPDGLVDLAERMVELPRDLASRLDAITGVRAPVHDRHHFREFVAHTDQPAGAVAEALEAEGFAVHVVGGHEVQVCVTDANDAHVEEFVAAFEEAA, encoded by the coding sequence GTGAGCGGGACGCCGTACGCCCCCCACACCGACGCGGACGTCGAGGCGATGCTCGACGTCGTCGGCGCGGACTCCATCGACGACCTCTTCGACATCCCCGAATCGGTCTGGTTCGACGGCGCGTTCGGTATCGACGAGCACACCGAGCGCGAGGCGCGCCGCGAGGTGGAGGGGACGCTCGCGCGCAACGCCGACCTGACCGAGTTCCTCGGACGCGGCCACTACGCCCACTACGTCCCCTCGGTCGTCGACGACCTCTCCGGGCGCTCGGAGTTCCTCACCTCCTACACGCAGTACCAACCCGAGGTCACGCAGGGCTTCCTGCAGGCGCTCTTCGAGTACCAGTCCCTCCTCGTCGAGCTCACCGGCCTCGGCGTCGCGAACTGCTCGATGTACGACGCGGCGACGGCGCTCGGTGAGGCGGCGCTGCTCGCCGCGCGCGTCCGCGAGACGACCGGCGACACCGTCGTCGTCCCGGACGGCCTCCGGGCGGAGCGCGAGAGCGTCCTCCGCAACTACGTTGCGGGCGCCGACCTCGATGTCGAGTCGGTGCCGATGGCCGACGGGACGCTCGACGTCCCCGCGCTCCGCGAGCTCGTGGACGACGACACCGTGTTGGTGTACGCGGAGTCGCCGACCACGCGCGGGGCGATCGAGGCGTCGCTCGCGGAAATAGCCGACGTCGCCCACGAGCACGACGCGCTCTTCTGCCTCGGCTCCGACCCAGTCGCGCTCTCCCTCCTCCAGCGGCCCGCCGACGTCGGCGCGGACGTCGTCGTCGGGGACGCGAGCGTGCTCGGCCTCGGCACCGCGTACGGGATGGGGCTCGGGCTCTTCGCGTGCCGCGAGGCCTACGTCCGACAGGTGCCCGGGCGACTCGTCGGCGCGAGCACGGACGCGGCGGGCAAGCGCGCGTACACGCTCACCCTGCAGACGCGCGAACAGCACATCCGCCGCGAGCGCGCGACGAGCAACATCTGCACGAATCAGGCGTGGCTCGCGCTCCGCGCGGCGATCCACGCGGCGTGGCTCGGCCCCGACGGGCTGGTGGACCTCGCCGAGCGGATGGTCGAGCTCCCGCGCGACCTCGCCTCGCGACTCGACGCCATCACCGGGGTCCGCGCGCCCGTCCACGACCGCCACCACTTCCGCGAGTTCGTCGCGCACACCGACCAGCCTGCGGGTGCCGTCGCGGAGGCCCTCGAAGCCGAGGGGTTCGCGGTCCACGTCGTCGGCGGGCACGAGGTACAGGTCTGCGTCACGGACGCGAACGACGCGCACGTCGAGGAGTTCGTCGCCGCCTTCGAGGAGGCCGCGTGA
- the gcvH gene encoding glycine cleavage system protein GcvH, translating to MSFDVPDDCYYLESHEWYRPADGRVGITDFAQDELGDVVFVDLPVVGESVTAGEQFGVVESIKAVSDLYAPVSGTVAAVNDDLENAPELVNDEPFAGGWLLELEDVPEGDVDDLLAPDGYRERTE from the coding sequence ATGAGCTTCGACGTACCCGACGACTGCTACTATCTCGAGTCGCACGAGTGGTATCGCCCCGCCGACGGCCGCGTCGGCATCACCGACTTCGCGCAGGACGAGCTCGGTGACGTCGTCTTCGTGGACCTCCCCGTGGTCGGCGAGTCGGTGACGGCCGGCGAGCAGTTCGGCGTCGTCGAGTCGATCAAGGCCGTCAGCGACCTCTACGCGCCCGTCTCGGGCACGGTCGCCGCCGTCAACGACGACCTCGAGAACGCGCCCGAACTCGTCAATGACGAGCCGTTCGCGGGCGGGTGGCTCCTCGAACTCGAGGACGTGCCCGAGGGCGACGTCGACGACCTGCTGGCGCCCGACGGCTACCGCGAGCGGACCGAGTGA